One Spinacia oleracea cultivar Varoflay chromosome 4, BTI_SOV_V1, whole genome shotgun sequence DNA segment encodes these proteins:
- the LOC110802628 gene encoding ABC transporter B family member 29, chloroplastic isoform X4 — protein sequence MAREVLLHSTMSIIQLHRLPPPFLRIKSNPKNQNDLANNLNFILKFPQKSSIKLSDSLNFSSSSSSDSLSSSISSLQSIKPYIQSEWRLILQGWTCSAISVFSLSKIVPKAGEFSLILGDVRSIKREGAILASFFVVRLIANYLQQAFLWEAASNSAYKIRAYIFQRVLERDLGFFEGGDDQSVSISSGDISHRITSEASDVAETIFALLNTIVPCTLQLSAMAAQMLVISPVLSTISALVIPSVVLAITLLGAKLQRISRKAHQSTAALSAYLNEVLPSILFVKASNMEWTESVKFQRLAHADLIRQLKKKKMKALIPQMVQAVYVGGLLTCLAGSLVLSKGFFNTCSLISFVTSSVFLVDPIQGVGKAYNELKQGEPAIERLFDLTRFKPQVIERADAKHVDSVRGEVKFCDISFQYKDGLPLVLNGVDLHIKAGEIVALVGPSGGGKTTLAKLLLRLYDPLHGHILIDGIHIQCFRLESLRRHVALVSQDIMLFSGTVAENIGYKDLVRGIDLEKVELAAKTANADEFISLLPRGYETYIESRGSILSGGQKQRLAIARAIYQDSSILVMDEATSALDSRSELLVRQAMERVMKNHTVLIISHRLETVLMAERVLLLEDGRLQEVDRSMLTSSSHDLQCSAGLII from the exons ATGGCGCGAGAAGTTCTTTTACACTCTACAATGTCGATCATTCAACTTCATCGTCTCCCACCTCCATTTCTTCGCatcaaatcaaaccctaaaaaccaAAATGATCTTGCTAATAATCTCAATTTCATCCTAAAATTCCCCCAAAAATCTTCAATCAAACTCTCCGATTCCCTTAacttctcttcaagctcatcatccgattctctctcctcttcaatcTCTTCCCTGCAATCAATCAAACCCTATATTCAATCGGAATGGAGGTTAATCCTTCAAGGCTGGACTTGCAGTGCTATTTCCgtgttttctctctctaaaattgtCCCTAAAGCTGGGGAGTTCTCTCTAATTTTGGGCGATGTTCGTTCGATTAAACGAGAGGGTGCAATACTTGCTTCGTTCTTTGTTGTTCGATTGATTGCGAATTACTTGCAACAGGCGTTCTTGTGGGAAGCGGCGTCTAATTCTGCTTATAAGATTAGGGCGTATATTTTCCAGAGGGTTTTGGAAAGAGATTTAGGGTTTTTTGAAGGCGGCGACGATCAGAGTGTTAGTATTTCTTCTGGGGATATCTCGCATAGGATTACTTCTGAGGCTTCTGATGTTGCTGAAACTATTTTTGCTCTTCTAAAT ACTATAGTTCCTTGCACTCTCCAGTTATCGGCTATGGCAGCACAGATGCTGGTCATCAGCCCTGTTCTGTCAACGATTTCTGCCTTG GTGATTCCTTCTGTCGTACTTGCTATTACTTTACTTGGTGCAAAGCTTCAAAGGATATCAAGGAAGGCACATCAGAGTACTGCTGCTCTTTCCGCTTACTTGAATGAG GTCCTCCCATCAATCCTTTTTGTGAAAGCTAGCAATATGGAGTGGACTGAAAGTGTTAAGTTCCAAAGGCTTGCGCATGCTGACCTGATCAGGCAgttaaaaaagaagaaaatgaagGCCCTCATTCCTCAAATGGTTCAAGCTGTTTATGTGGGAGGTTTGCTCACGTGTTTAGCTGGATCGCTTGTCCTCTCCAAGGGATTCTTCAACACTTGCAGCTTGATATCGTTTGTCACTTCCTCTGTTTTCTTAGTTGACCCTATTCAG GGTGTTGGAAAAGCATACAATGAGTTGAAGCAGGGAGAGCCAGCTATTGAGCGTTTGTTTGATCTCACTAGATTCAAACCCCAG GTGATCGAGAGAGCGGATGCAAAACATGTAGATTCCGTTAGAGGAGAGGTGAAGTTTTGTGATATATCATTTCAATATAAAGATGGTTTACCCCTTGTCTTGAATGGAGTTGACCTCCACATTAAAGCTGGAGAGATAGTTGCGCTTGTGGGCCCATCCGGGGGAGGGAAAACAACGTTGGCTAAACTTCTTCTTCGCCTCTATGATCCTTTGCATG GTCATATATTAATTGATGGAATCCATATTCAATGTTTTCGGTTGGAAAGTTTAAGGAGACATGTCGCTTTAGTGTCCCAGGATATT ATGCTGTTTTCAGGGACAGTTGCTGAGAATATTGGCTACAAAGATCTTGTGAGAGGAATTGACCTGGAAAAAGTTGAGCTTGCCGCAAAAACTGCAAATGCTGATGAATTCATCAGTTTGCTTCCTAGAGGTTATGAAACTTACATTGAATCAAGAGGTTCAATATTAAGTGGGGGACAGAAGCAAAG GCTTGCAATAGCAAGAGCAATTTACCAGGACTCCTCGATTTTGGTTATGGATGAAGCAACTTCTGCCTTGGATAGCAGGTCTGAGCTATTGGTGAGACAAGCTATGGAGCGCGTGATGAAAAATCATACT GTTTTGATCATTTCTCACCGGCTTGAAACAGTTCTAATGGCTGAGAGAGTCCTCCTTCTAGAAGATGGTAGGCTACAAGA GGTTGATCGTTCAATGCTAACCAGTAGTTCCCATGACTTGCAATGTTCAGCTGGTCTCATCATATGA
- the LOC110802628 gene encoding ABC transporter B family member 29, chloroplastic isoform X3 yields MAREVLLHSTMSIIQLHRLPPPFLRIKSNPKNQNDLANNLNFILKFPQKSSIKLSDSLNFSSSSSSDSLSSSISSLQSIKPYIQSEWRLILQGWTCSAISVFSLSKIVPKAGEFSLILGDVRSIKREGAILASFFVVRLIANYLQQAFLWEAASNSAYKIRAYIFQRVLERDLGFFEGGDDQSVSISSGDISHRITSEASDVAETIFALLNTIVPCTLQLSAMAAQMLVISPVLSTISALVIPSVVLAITLLGAKLQRISRKAHQSTAALSAYLNEVLPSILFVKASNMEWTESVKFQRLAHADLIRQLKKKKMKALIPQMVQAVYVGGLLTCLAGSLVLSKGFFNTCSLISFVTSSVFLVDPIQVIERADAKHVDSVRGEVKFCDISFQYKDGLPLVLNGVDLHIKAGEIVALVGPSGGGKTTLAKLLLRLYDPLHGHILIDGIHIQCFRLESLRRHVALVSQDIMLFSGTVAENIGYKDLVRGIDLEKVELAAKTANADEFISLLPRGYETYIESRGSILSGGQKQRLAIARAIYQDSSILVMDEATSALDSRSELLVRQAMERVMKNHTVLIISHRLETVLMAERVLLLEDGRLQEVDPMLHGTRDVWERGTGTGTRNSPFKVPGTLC; encoded by the exons ATGGCGCGAGAAGTTCTTTTACACTCTACAATGTCGATCATTCAACTTCATCGTCTCCCACCTCCATTTCTTCGCatcaaatcaaaccctaaaaaccaAAATGATCTTGCTAATAATCTCAATTTCATCCTAAAATTCCCCCAAAAATCTTCAATCAAACTCTCCGATTCCCTTAacttctcttcaagctcatcatccgattctctctcctcttcaatcTCTTCCCTGCAATCAATCAAACCCTATATTCAATCGGAATGGAGGTTAATCCTTCAAGGCTGGACTTGCAGTGCTATTTCCgtgttttctctctctaaaattgtCCCTAAAGCTGGGGAGTTCTCTCTAATTTTGGGCGATGTTCGTTCGATTAAACGAGAGGGTGCAATACTTGCTTCGTTCTTTGTTGTTCGATTGATTGCGAATTACTTGCAACAGGCGTTCTTGTGGGAAGCGGCGTCTAATTCTGCTTATAAGATTAGGGCGTATATTTTCCAGAGGGTTTTGGAAAGAGATTTAGGGTTTTTTGAAGGCGGCGACGATCAGAGTGTTAGTATTTCTTCTGGGGATATCTCGCATAGGATTACTTCTGAGGCTTCTGATGTTGCTGAAACTATTTTTGCTCTTCTAAAT ACTATAGTTCCTTGCACTCTCCAGTTATCGGCTATGGCAGCACAGATGCTGGTCATCAGCCCTGTTCTGTCAACGATTTCTGCCTTG GTGATTCCTTCTGTCGTACTTGCTATTACTTTACTTGGTGCAAAGCTTCAAAGGATATCAAGGAAGGCACATCAGAGTACTGCTGCTCTTTCCGCTTACTTGAATGAG GTCCTCCCATCAATCCTTTTTGTGAAAGCTAGCAATATGGAGTGGACTGAAAGTGTTAAGTTCCAAAGGCTTGCGCATGCTGACCTGATCAGGCAgttaaaaaagaagaaaatgaagGCCCTCATTCCTCAAATGGTTCAAGCTGTTTATGTGGGAGGTTTGCTCACGTGTTTAGCTGGATCGCTTGTCCTCTCCAAGGGATTCTTCAACACTTGCAGCTTGATATCGTTTGTCACTTCCTCTGTTTTCTTAGTTGACCCTATTCAG GTGATCGAGAGAGCGGATGCAAAACATGTAGATTCCGTTAGAGGAGAGGTGAAGTTTTGTGATATATCATTTCAATATAAAGATGGTTTACCCCTTGTCTTGAATGGAGTTGACCTCCACATTAAAGCTGGAGAGATAGTTGCGCTTGTGGGCCCATCCGGGGGAGGGAAAACAACGTTGGCTAAACTTCTTCTTCGCCTCTATGATCCTTTGCATG GTCATATATTAATTGATGGAATCCATATTCAATGTTTTCGGTTGGAAAGTTTAAGGAGACATGTCGCTTTAGTGTCCCAGGATATT ATGCTGTTTTCAGGGACAGTTGCTGAGAATATTGGCTACAAAGATCTTGTGAGAGGAATTGACCTGGAAAAAGTTGAGCTTGCCGCAAAAACTGCAAATGCTGATGAATTCATCAGTTTGCTTCCTAGAGGTTATGAAACTTACATTGAATCAAGAGGTTCAATATTAAGTGGGGGACAGAAGCAAAG GCTTGCAATAGCAAGAGCAATTTACCAGGACTCCTCGATTTTGGTTATGGATGAAGCAACTTCTGCCTTGGATAGCAGGTCTGAGCTATTGGTGAGACAAGCTATGGAGCGCGTGATGAAAAATCATACT GTTTTGATCATTTCTCACCGGCTTGAAACAGTTCTAATGGCTGAGAGAGTCCTCCTTCTAGAAGATGGTAGGCTACAAGAGGTTGATCCAATGTTACATGGAACGCGGGACGTATGGGAACGTGGTACGGGAACGGGAACGCGGAACTCTCCATTCAAAGTTCCCGGAACGTTGtgttaa
- the LOC110802628 gene encoding ABC transporter B family member 29, chloroplastic isoform X2: MAREVLLHSTMSIIQLHRLPPPFLRIKSNPKNQNDLANNLNFILKFPQKSSIKLSDSLNFSSSSSSDSLSSSISSLQSIKPYIQSEWRLILQGWTCSAISVFSLSKIVPKAGEFSLILGDVRSIKREGAILASFFVVRLIANYLQQAFLWEAASNSAYKIRAYIFQRVLERDLGFFEGGDDQSVSISSGDISHRITSEASDVAETIFALLNTIVPCTLQLSAMAAQMLVISPVLSTISALVIPSVVLAITLLGAKLQRISRKAHQSTAALSAYLNEVLPSILFVKASNMEWTESVKFQRLAHADLIRQLKKKKMKALIPQMVQAVYVGGLLTCLAGSLVLSKGFFNTCSLISFVTSSVFLVDPIQGVGKAYNELKQGEPAIERLFDLTRFKPQVIERADAKHVDSVRGEVKFCDISFQYKDGLPLVLNGVDLHIKAGEIVALVGPSGGGKTTLAKLLLRLYDPLHGHILIDGIHIQCFRLESLRRHVALVSQDIMLFSGTVAENIGYKDLVRGIDLEKVELAAKTANADEFISLLPRGYETYIESRGSILSGGQKQRLAIARAIYQDSSILVMDEATSALDSRSELLVRQAMERVMKNHTVLIISHRLETVLMAERVLLLEDGRLQEVDPMLHGTRDVWERGTGTGTRNSPFKVPGTLC; this comes from the exons ATGGCGCGAGAAGTTCTTTTACACTCTACAATGTCGATCATTCAACTTCATCGTCTCCCACCTCCATTTCTTCGCatcaaatcaaaccctaaaaaccaAAATGATCTTGCTAATAATCTCAATTTCATCCTAAAATTCCCCCAAAAATCTTCAATCAAACTCTCCGATTCCCTTAacttctcttcaagctcatcatccgattctctctcctcttcaatcTCTTCCCTGCAATCAATCAAACCCTATATTCAATCGGAATGGAGGTTAATCCTTCAAGGCTGGACTTGCAGTGCTATTTCCgtgttttctctctctaaaattgtCCCTAAAGCTGGGGAGTTCTCTCTAATTTTGGGCGATGTTCGTTCGATTAAACGAGAGGGTGCAATACTTGCTTCGTTCTTTGTTGTTCGATTGATTGCGAATTACTTGCAACAGGCGTTCTTGTGGGAAGCGGCGTCTAATTCTGCTTATAAGATTAGGGCGTATATTTTCCAGAGGGTTTTGGAAAGAGATTTAGGGTTTTTTGAAGGCGGCGACGATCAGAGTGTTAGTATTTCTTCTGGGGATATCTCGCATAGGATTACTTCTGAGGCTTCTGATGTTGCTGAAACTATTTTTGCTCTTCTAAAT ACTATAGTTCCTTGCACTCTCCAGTTATCGGCTATGGCAGCACAGATGCTGGTCATCAGCCCTGTTCTGTCAACGATTTCTGCCTTG GTGATTCCTTCTGTCGTACTTGCTATTACTTTACTTGGTGCAAAGCTTCAAAGGATATCAAGGAAGGCACATCAGAGTACTGCTGCTCTTTCCGCTTACTTGAATGAG GTCCTCCCATCAATCCTTTTTGTGAAAGCTAGCAATATGGAGTGGACTGAAAGTGTTAAGTTCCAAAGGCTTGCGCATGCTGACCTGATCAGGCAgttaaaaaagaagaaaatgaagGCCCTCATTCCTCAAATGGTTCAAGCTGTTTATGTGGGAGGTTTGCTCACGTGTTTAGCTGGATCGCTTGTCCTCTCCAAGGGATTCTTCAACACTTGCAGCTTGATATCGTTTGTCACTTCCTCTGTTTTCTTAGTTGACCCTATTCAG GGTGTTGGAAAAGCATACAATGAGTTGAAGCAGGGAGAGCCAGCTATTGAGCGTTTGTTTGATCTCACTAGATTCAAACCCCAG GTGATCGAGAGAGCGGATGCAAAACATGTAGATTCCGTTAGAGGAGAGGTGAAGTTTTGTGATATATCATTTCAATATAAAGATGGTTTACCCCTTGTCTTGAATGGAGTTGACCTCCACATTAAAGCTGGAGAGATAGTTGCGCTTGTGGGCCCATCCGGGGGAGGGAAAACAACGTTGGCTAAACTTCTTCTTCGCCTCTATGATCCTTTGCATG GTCATATATTAATTGATGGAATCCATATTCAATGTTTTCGGTTGGAAAGTTTAAGGAGACATGTCGCTTTAGTGTCCCAGGATATT ATGCTGTTTTCAGGGACAGTTGCTGAGAATATTGGCTACAAAGATCTTGTGAGAGGAATTGACCTGGAAAAAGTTGAGCTTGCCGCAAAAACTGCAAATGCTGATGAATTCATCAGTTTGCTTCCTAGAGGTTATGAAACTTACATTGAATCAAGAGGTTCAATATTAAGTGGGGGACAGAAGCAAAG GCTTGCAATAGCAAGAGCAATTTACCAGGACTCCTCGATTTTGGTTATGGATGAAGCAACTTCTGCCTTGGATAGCAGGTCTGAGCTATTGGTGAGACAAGCTATGGAGCGCGTGATGAAAAATCATACT GTTTTGATCATTTCTCACCGGCTTGAAACAGTTCTAATGGCTGAGAGAGTCCTCCTTCTAGAAGATGGTAGGCTACAAGAGGTTGATCCAATGTTACATGGAACGCGGGACGTATGGGAACGTGGTACGGGAACGGGAACGCGGAACTCTCCATTCAAAGTTCCCGGAACGTTGtgttaa
- the LOC110802628 gene encoding ABC transporter B family member 29, chloroplastic isoform X1 encodes MAREVLLHSTMSIIQLHRLPPPFLRIKSNPKNQNDLANNLNFILKFPQKSSIKLSDSLNFSSSSSSDSLSSSISSLQSIKPYIQSEWRLILQGWTCSAISVFSLSKIVPKAGEFSLILGDVRSIKREGAILASFFVVRLIANYLQQAFLWEAASNSAYKIRAYIFQRVLERDLGFFEGGDDQSVSISSGDISHRITSEASDVAETIFALLNTIVPCTLQLSAMAAQMLVISPVLSTISALVIPSVVLAITLLGAKLQRISRKAHQSTAALSAYLNEVLPSILFVKASNMEWTESVKFQRLAHADLIRQLKKKKMKALIPQMVQAVYVGGLLTCLAGSLVLSKGFFNTCSLISFVTSSVFLVDPIQIILQGVGKAYNELKQGEPAIERLFDLTRFKPQVIERADAKHVDSVRGEVKFCDISFQYKDGLPLVLNGVDLHIKAGEIVALVGPSGGGKTTLAKLLLRLYDPLHGHILIDGIHIQCFRLESLRRHVALVSQDIMLFSGTVAENIGYKDLVRGIDLEKVELAAKTANADEFISLLPRGYETYIESRGSILSGGQKQRLAIARAIYQDSSILVMDEATSALDSRSELLVRQAMERVMKNHTVLIISHRLETVLMAERVLLLEDGRLQEVDPMLHGTRDVWERGTGTGTRNSPFKVPGTLC; translated from the exons ATGGCGCGAGAAGTTCTTTTACACTCTACAATGTCGATCATTCAACTTCATCGTCTCCCACCTCCATTTCTTCGCatcaaatcaaaccctaaaaaccaAAATGATCTTGCTAATAATCTCAATTTCATCCTAAAATTCCCCCAAAAATCTTCAATCAAACTCTCCGATTCCCTTAacttctcttcaagctcatcatccgattctctctcctcttcaatcTCTTCCCTGCAATCAATCAAACCCTATATTCAATCGGAATGGAGGTTAATCCTTCAAGGCTGGACTTGCAGTGCTATTTCCgtgttttctctctctaaaattgtCCCTAAAGCTGGGGAGTTCTCTCTAATTTTGGGCGATGTTCGTTCGATTAAACGAGAGGGTGCAATACTTGCTTCGTTCTTTGTTGTTCGATTGATTGCGAATTACTTGCAACAGGCGTTCTTGTGGGAAGCGGCGTCTAATTCTGCTTATAAGATTAGGGCGTATATTTTCCAGAGGGTTTTGGAAAGAGATTTAGGGTTTTTTGAAGGCGGCGACGATCAGAGTGTTAGTATTTCTTCTGGGGATATCTCGCATAGGATTACTTCTGAGGCTTCTGATGTTGCTGAAACTATTTTTGCTCTTCTAAAT ACTATAGTTCCTTGCACTCTCCAGTTATCGGCTATGGCAGCACAGATGCTGGTCATCAGCCCTGTTCTGTCAACGATTTCTGCCTTG GTGATTCCTTCTGTCGTACTTGCTATTACTTTACTTGGTGCAAAGCTTCAAAGGATATCAAGGAAGGCACATCAGAGTACTGCTGCTCTTTCCGCTTACTTGAATGAG GTCCTCCCATCAATCCTTTTTGTGAAAGCTAGCAATATGGAGTGGACTGAAAGTGTTAAGTTCCAAAGGCTTGCGCATGCTGACCTGATCAGGCAgttaaaaaagaagaaaatgaagGCCCTCATTCCTCAAATGGTTCAAGCTGTTTATGTGGGAGGTTTGCTCACGTGTTTAGCTGGATCGCTTGTCCTCTCCAAGGGATTCTTCAACACTTGCAGCTTGATATCGTTTGTCACTTCCTCTGTTTTCTTAGTTGACCCTATTCAG ATAATTTTGCAGGGTGTTGGAAAAGCATACAATGAGTTGAAGCAGGGAGAGCCAGCTATTGAGCGTTTGTTTGATCTCACTAGATTCAAACCCCAG GTGATCGAGAGAGCGGATGCAAAACATGTAGATTCCGTTAGAGGAGAGGTGAAGTTTTGTGATATATCATTTCAATATAAAGATGGTTTACCCCTTGTCTTGAATGGAGTTGACCTCCACATTAAAGCTGGAGAGATAGTTGCGCTTGTGGGCCCATCCGGGGGAGGGAAAACAACGTTGGCTAAACTTCTTCTTCGCCTCTATGATCCTTTGCATG GTCATATATTAATTGATGGAATCCATATTCAATGTTTTCGGTTGGAAAGTTTAAGGAGACATGTCGCTTTAGTGTCCCAGGATATT ATGCTGTTTTCAGGGACAGTTGCTGAGAATATTGGCTACAAAGATCTTGTGAGAGGAATTGACCTGGAAAAAGTTGAGCTTGCCGCAAAAACTGCAAATGCTGATGAATTCATCAGTTTGCTTCCTAGAGGTTATGAAACTTACATTGAATCAAGAGGTTCAATATTAAGTGGGGGACAGAAGCAAAG GCTTGCAATAGCAAGAGCAATTTACCAGGACTCCTCGATTTTGGTTATGGATGAAGCAACTTCTGCCTTGGATAGCAGGTCTGAGCTATTGGTGAGACAAGCTATGGAGCGCGTGATGAAAAATCATACT GTTTTGATCATTTCTCACCGGCTTGAAACAGTTCTAATGGCTGAGAGAGTCCTCCTTCTAGAAGATGGTAGGCTACAAGAGGTTGATCCAATGTTACATGGAACGCGGGACGTATGGGAACGTGGTACGGGAACGGGAACGCGGAACTCTCCATTCAAAGTTCCCGGAACGTTGtgttaa